The bacterium nucleotide sequence AGCGCGGGGGGAAGACGCGGACTGCCCTCAGTGAATCGGAGGAAATTTACCGCACCTTCGTCGAGAGCACGAACGACGGCGTCGCCATCATTCAGGATTTAATTCTCAGGTACGTCAACCCGAGCCTGGCGAAGATGCTCCGGCGCACCGCGGAGAAGATGATCGGGACCCGGGCGGCGGATTACGTCCCGGAGTCCGAACTGCCCCGGTTCCTCGAGATGTTTAAAAAACGAATGGCCGGCGGCGAAGCCCCCCGGCTCTTCGAGAGCGTCCTTGAGCGAAAAGACGGCGAGCCGGTCCACGTCGAGGTCAGCGTGGAGGTGGTCAACTACGAGGGCAAACCCGCCGACATGGTTTTTTACCGCGACATTTCCGAACGCAAGAGGACCGAGGAGGAGCTCGTAGAATCGGAAAAGAGATACCGCTTCCTGGTGGAGAACACCCAGGACCTTTTTTACCGAGTCAACCTGGAGGATAAAAGCTACGCCTATCTGAGCCCGGCGTTGGAGAAAATCCTCGGCTACACCACCGAAGAGTTCATCGAGATGGCGAAAACCGGCGAGTTGATAAAAAGGATTCACCCCGACGACATGCCGATGCTGCTGGCGGATGCTGAAAAGCTGTGGGACAACGGGCGCGGGGCGCTGGAAAATCCGGTCATCGAGTACCGCCTGCGCCACAAAGACGGCGCGTATCGCTGGCTGTCCGATGCGCGTCGAGTCATTTTTAACGAGACGGGGAAAGCCACCGCCATCGTGTGGATGTCCCGCGACATCTCCGAAAGGAAGAGGGTCGAGGAGGAACTGAAAAAAACCGAGGAGCGCTTCAAGGCCGTTTTCGACAACTCAATCATCGGACTCTACCGGACCACGCCCGACGGAAAAATCCTCATGGGTAACCCGGCCCTGGTGAAGATGCTCGACTACGGTTCCTTCGAGGAACTGACCCGGCGGAACCTGGAGGAGAATGGGTACGCGCCCCGGTATTCGCGCTCGACCTTCAAGGAGCGCATCGAGCGGGACGGGGTGGTCGTCGGTCTGGAATCCGTCTGGCTCAAACGCGACGGCACACCGTTCCACATCCGGGAGAGCGCGAGGGCGGTGCGGGACGCCGACGGCAAGACCCTCTTCTACGAGGGAACAGTGGAGGACATCACCGATAAAAAACGGGCCGAGGAGGAACTGAAGAAAAGCGAGCTGAGCTACAAGAGCCTCGTCAACAGCGCCGGGGTCGGCATCGCCACCACCGACGTCCGCGGCAGATTCACCATGGTCAACGAGCGACTCTGCAATATGTACGGCTACACGGAAGAAGAGCTCCTGGGCACACCATTCGCGGATTACCTACATCCGGAGGATAAAAAGCACTTCCTAAAAATATTCTTCAACGCCTTGAAGCAGCCGGAAAATAAGCCTCAAATCGAGTTCAGGGGCATCCGCAAAGACGGCCGCACCGTGCACTGCTTCTCCTGCCCGACGCTCACCCTCTTCGGTGGCGAAATCATCCGGTTCAACGCCATCGTCATGGACATTTCCGAGATGAAAATGGCCGAAGCGGCTTTGCGGGCGTCCGAGGAACGGTACCGGACCTTCACCGAGGAGGCCCAGATCGGAGTGTACATCTACGACAACGGGCGGCTCCTGTTCGCGAACCCGGCTATGGAGCGTATAACGGGCTATACCAAAGCGGAGCTCCTCGCCGGGGACACCAAGCG carries:
- a CDS encoding PAS domain S-box protein, whose amino-acid sequence is MKRRPHFILLIVLTGLAVWVLDALFDSLFLGKPLADALFLDLSGYEIFHRLAVWLCFSALLFLLKRLLERGGKTRTALSESEEIYRTFVESTNDGVAIIQDLILRYVNPSLAKMLRRTAEKMIGTRAADYVPESELPRFLEMFKKRMAGGEAPRLFESVLERKDGEPVHVEVSVEVVNYEGKPADMVFYRDISERKRTEEELVESEKRYRFLVENTQDLFYRVNLEDKSYAYLSPALEKILGYTTEEFIEMAKTGELIKRIHPDDMPMLLADAEKLWDNGRGALENPVIEYRLRHKDGAYRWLSDARRVIFNETGKATAIVWMSRDISERKRVEEELKKTEERFKAVFDNSIIGLYRTTPDGKILMGNPALVKMLDYGSFEELTRRNLEENGYAPRYSRSTFKERIERDGVVVGLESVWLKRDGTPFHIRESARAVRDADGKTLFYEGTVEDITDKKRAEEELKKSELSYKSLVNSAGVGIATTDVRGRFTMVNERLCNMYGYTEEELLGTPFADYLHPEDKKHFLKIFFNALKQPENKPQIEFRGIRKDGRTVHCFSCPTLTLFGGEIIRFNAIVMDISEMKMAEAALRASEERYRTFTEEAQIGVYIYDNGRLLFANPAMERITGYTKAELLAGDTKRMEVPDEQKTEEIREEIRQQKDENIHHYNMHLMRKDGTIAILEFRTHPIVFEERTVTFGTCIDITETKRNEEKLREVIAEKEVLLREIHHRVTNNLQIISSLLYLGSEDLTESDAIAAFRESQNRIKIMAHIHEMLYQSQNTGSIYLPVYLADIVSSIFSSYSTNLGDLDYELDIDDVDLGIDTAIPLGLCVNELVANSIEHAFPDGKGRVSISVKKVGDGRLSLRIADSGIGIPEGTDIGKTKSLGLQLVRMMVEQLQGELELRRKDPTAFTITFSHGGPSTRGAHLPG